In Pseudomonas sp. FP1742, the DNA window TGCGAATCAGCGAGAACGCGTGAGTAGCCCCCACCGTCACCACAATCTGGTTGCTGGAGGCATCGATTTGAACCTCTCGCAACTTGCGCGCAATCACCGAGCGCAATTGCTGACTCCCCGCAGCGGGGGCCGGAACGCTGCAAGACAGCGTGTTACGTATCAGCCGTCCGGTAACAGAAACGGGTACAGCGTCAGCCAGCCAGGACGGCGGAAAGTAACCTGAACTGACCGGGATATCGTATTGGGAAGGGTCCAGTGCGCGGTACAGAAACCCCGCATGCAGGCTGGACGGAGGAATCAACTCGTCCAGATCCTTGAGGCTTCCCGCAGGACTGGTCGCGAGAATGAAGTAACCGGCCCCGGGGCGGGACTCGATAATGTGCTGCGCCACGAGGTCCTCGTACGCGCTGCTCACCGTAAAGTTACTGACGCCCAATTGTTTGGAGAGCGCCCTGACCGAAGGCAACCGACTGCCTTGAACCCATTGGAAAGATTCAATACGGGCAATAATTGCATTTCGGATCTGGTCCACCAACAGCGTCTTGCTGCTGCGATCTATCTCAAACATCTCATTCCCTTAATGAACAACCGCCACCATGGTCTTCCTGATGCCTGGCAAAGAGCAGGCCGGTGATCGACAGGCCATCGTGCAAGCACTCGCGTGCGAGATAGTAACCTGGAATTTTTGTAAGCAAAGTTTACGCCAGTGCTCGAAAAACACCTTGTCTATTCCGTCGGATAAAAGCTCAGGGATATGAATGGGTTTTCATGGGGTTAGCGGACATTTTGATCCAAAGGATCAAGGTAGAAGTCCTGTTTGCCAAATATCGGTTGAGAATGATCAGGTATTGGGTCCAGGGTAAGTCTCAGCAGCGCCGAGACTATCTCATTTACGGATAACTAAACCCCTTAACCAACGTCAACTCCCCCACCGCCCGCATCGGCACCAGGAACGTCTCCATCTTTTCATCAGGCGTCCCCTCCTCCGTAATCACCGTCACTTGCGCGGTGGTCAGCGGTTGAACAGCCTCTTCCTGCCCTTCGTCATCACTGCGATACCCGCCGCCGTAGTAGTTCACGTACACCAGGTATTGCCCTTTGATCGGCGCCGGCATGGCGAAGATTTCCGGGCCGTAGCCGGTGGTCACGTCCACATCCAGCGCCGCGCCATTGGGCGCGACACGATCGCCGTACCAGATGTGTGCGCCATCGGGGGTGATGAGGTGCAAGTCCAGATCCGTGCCGTCGCTGTCCCAGGCCAGCAGCACTCGCAACTTGGCTGGGGTGGCGCCGCCGTTGGCATTGAGGAACTGCGTGCGGTGGCGTTGTTGGCCATCGGGGCTGCGGACTTCAACGCTGTTGCTGCCTTTGGGGAATGAGAACGGGCGATCGAAACGGCCGGCGGGGTCAATTTTCAACGGCATGCTGACGCCGTTGACGATCAGTTTGCCGGGTTCATTGCTCTTGGGGGTGGATTGGATCTGACCGGTAATGCGCGCCGTGTTGGCCTGGCCCACCGGGGTATTAACCGACGAAGCCGGGTAATTGACCGTCTGACGAAAGTTTTCGCCATCGCCTTCAGGAGCGCCGGTACGCCAGCCTCCCATGGGCGTATCAAGTTTCACGGCGGCAAATGTCGCCGGCAGTACGCAAAAAGCGCAAAGGAACAGCAAGACCTGTGGATAACGGAGTTTCATGGCCTATTCCAGCAAGAGGTGGCGGGCGAGCCCTTCGATGTAGGTTTCATCCTGGCCGTTAGGGTGTGCTTCGAAGGCCAGGTGCAGGTATTCGTGGGTCAGGTCGAGGCGGTCTTGCAACGACAGCACGCCGCGCACGTAGATGCGCTGGCGTTCGCGGTCGACAAACGGACGACCAAAGGCCAGGCGGCAGACCGCAAACGTGCTGACTTCGTTGTAGCCAACTTCGTTTTCGAGTCGTTGGCGCCAGCCGCGGCGCTGGTTTTGCAGCCAGTCCTGCGCGGCGGGCAGTGCTTCGCAGGAGGCGACGGGGTTGTCCCAACGGCTGAGGCTGGCGCGCGGATAGGCATGCAGCAGGATGGCGTCATAGCGTTGGCCGGCATTGGCCTGTTCGACGGCTTGTTGCCAGGAGAGTTTGTCCGGCCCCGGTAGGTCGGAATGATAGGTGACGGCGGTGCCGGCCAGGACCAGATCGCTGGTCCACGCCGCGATGTTGCGCGATTCGCTGGCAGCCGGACGTGGCGCAACCCGTTGTCGGCTGCTGCTGTCGTCGATGCTCAGGCACTCGCCATTGCGGGTGGCGTTTTGCAGCAGGTAGGTGCGGATCGCGACGGCCAAGGCTTTGGCTGCTTCGACGGGTTCAGGCCTGGCTTCACGCTGCAGGACGCGGGCGACGTATTCTTCACGATCGAGGCGGGCGATG includes these proteins:
- a CDS encoding YfaP family protein yields the protein MKLRYPQVLLFLCAFCVLPATFAAVKLDTPMGGWRTGAPEGDGENFRQTVNYPASSVNTPVGQANTARITGQIQSTPKSNEPGKLIVNGVSMPLKIDPAGRFDRPFSFPKGSNSVEVRSPDGQQRHRTQFLNANGGATPAKLRVLLAWDSDGTDLDLHLITPDGAHIWYGDRVAPNGAALDVDVTTGYGPEIFAMPAPIKGQYLVYVNYYGGGYRSDDEGQEEAVQPLTTAQVTVITEEGTPDEKMETFLVPMRAVGELTLVKGFSYP